One stretch of Nitrosococcus watsonii C-113 DNA includes these proteins:
- the fliF gene encoding flagellar basal-body MS-ring/collar protein FliF yields MADTNTHTNPPAVTPEASSIAGTRLAALQANIGRLSLQKQVGLLLAIAASVALVVGVVMWALAPTYQVMYGAVTGEEKGEIVAALQKANIEYRLAENTGAIMVPASKVHEVRLQLAMEGLPRSADTGFELLEQNPGFGASEFLEKARYQRALEGELARTIGTLNNVRNARVHLALPKQSVFIRNRQAPSASVVLDLYAGRALDPGQVAAITHLVSSSIPNLESSGVTLVDQRGNLLTRQDRSQSLGMTEGQFEYTRRLEEKYIRRIQHILAPMIGSDKARAQVVAEVDFTVTEQTQEYYNPESAALRSEQMSEEERTGSRFPQGIPGALSNQPPAEAQAPEVVPEANDDEAPIEAVPTTRSQRATRNYELDRTISHSRLSPGSIRRLSVAVLVDEKAVADAEGTVSTVPRSPQELAQVTALVKEAVGFNAERGDTINVINAPFVPANEEESFPEPSLWQQDWFWQAVKQGGGVLAILLLLLGVLRPAFRRLTALPESVTLPAIPNKDEEKSDDGLQEDQLSLSSNKPTLRLAGPHSLEANLEIVRDMATGDSRRVAQVVKNWLVSDG; encoded by the coding sequence ATGGCAGATACTAACACTCATACTAATCCACCTGCTGTTACCCCAGAAGCATCGTCGATAGCTGGTACGCGTTTAGCCGCATTGCAAGCTAATATAGGCCGTTTGTCTTTACAAAAGCAAGTAGGGTTATTGCTAGCCATCGCCGCTAGTGTGGCGCTTGTGGTAGGTGTTGTCATGTGGGCTTTGGCACCTACTTACCAAGTTATGTATGGTGCCGTGACGGGTGAGGAGAAGGGGGAAATCGTTGCGGCGCTGCAAAAGGCGAATATTGAATACCGACTAGCGGAAAATACCGGCGCAATTATGGTGCCTGCCTCCAAAGTGCATGAGGTGCGGCTGCAATTAGCGATGGAAGGGTTACCGCGCAGTGCTGATACGGGTTTTGAACTCTTAGAGCAGAATCCAGGTTTTGGCGCTAGTGAGTTTCTGGAAAAGGCCCGTTATCAGCGGGCCTTGGAAGGGGAATTGGCCCGGACCATTGGCACTTTGAATAATGTTAGGAATGCTCGAGTCCATTTGGCGCTGCCGAAGCAATCGGTTTTTATCCGTAATCGCCAAGCGCCTTCAGCCTCGGTAGTTTTGGATCTCTATGCCGGACGTGCGCTTGATCCCGGGCAAGTGGCCGCGATCACCCACTTAGTTTCTTCCAGTATTCCTAATTTGGAAAGTAGCGGTGTAACGCTGGTGGATCAAAGAGGCAATTTGCTGACCCGGCAAGACCGTTCTCAGTCTCTGGGGATGACAGAGGGCCAGTTCGAGTATACCCGCCGTTTAGAAGAGAAATATATTCGCCGAATCCAACATATTCTAGCCCCCATGATCGGCTCTGATAAGGCCCGGGCCCAGGTGGTTGCCGAGGTGGATTTTACGGTCACAGAACAAACCCAAGAATACTATAATCCCGAATCAGCTGCTTTACGCAGTGAACAGATGTCGGAGGAGGAGCGCACTGGGAGCCGTTTTCCCCAGGGAATTCCGGGGGCACTGAGCAATCAGCCGCCGGCTGAGGCCCAAGCACCCGAGGTTGTGCCGGAAGCTAACGACGATGAAGCCCCGATAGAAGCTGTCCCCACAACGCGTAGTCAAAGGGCCACGCGGAACTATGAACTGGACCGCACTATCAGCCACAGCCGGTTAAGCCCTGGATCTATTCGGCGTCTTTCAGTAGCTGTCCTGGTGGACGAGAAAGCGGTGGCTGATGCTGAAGGCACCGTCAGCACTGTGCCTCGTTCACCCCAGGAGCTTGCCCAGGTGACCGCCCTGGTGAAAGAAGCCGTGGGTTTTAATGCCGAGCGAGGCGATACCATTAATGTGATTAATGCCCCTTTTGTGCCAGCTAACGAGGAGGAATCCTTCCCTGAGCCCTCCCTTTGGCAGCAGGATTGGTTTTGGCAAGCCGTCAAACAGGGAGGAGGTGTTTTAGCTATATTGCTTTTGTTGCTGGGAGTTTTGCGCCCTGCTTTTCGCCGGCTGACCGCTTTACCTGAGTCTGTGACTCTGCCTGCTATTCCCAACAAGGACGAAGAGAAAAGTGATGACGGGCTACAAGAGGATCAACTAAGCTTGAGCAGCAATAAACCCACCCTTCGGCTAGCAGGACCTCATTCGTTGGAAGCAAACTTGGAGATCGTTCGTGACATGGCCACCGGTGACTCTAGGCGTGTAGCCCAGGTTGTAAAAAATTGGCTGGTCAGTGATGGCTGA
- the fliE gene encoding flagellar hook-basal body complex protein FliE, with protein MESINSTQLLEQMRAATALAKDDLASATGELPEGEFAALFRQAIDTVNQFQQQSSGLQTAFVRGDSNVDLAEVMIASQKSTVSFQAALQVRNRLVSAYQEIMNMQI; from the coding sequence ATGGAATCTATCAATAGCACTCAACTTCTAGAACAAATGCGGGCGGCTACCGCTCTAGCCAAGGATGATTTGGCCAGTGCCACTGGGGAACTTCCAGAGGGCGAATTTGCCGCGCTTTTTAGGCAGGCCATTGACACTGTCAACCAATTTCAACAGCAGTCCAGCGGGCTACAGACAGCTTTTGTGCGAGGCGATAGCAATGTTGATTTGGCGGAGGTCATGATCGCCTCTCAAAAGTCCACTGTTTCTTTTCAGGCGGCGCTTCAAGTTCGCAATCGTCTTGTCTCCGCCTATCAAGAGATCATGAATATGCAAATTTAA
- a CDS encoding sigma-54-dependent transcriptional regulator: protein MTHPTVLVVEHEPALREALCATLSVAGFPVKSVPEGKAALAQLEKNKHIGLLLSDIQTQPLDSSTLLRRARTQKPDLPVLFIAAHSTIRTAIDALDEGAVDYLLKPFETNVLLDRVRRYVRVLKKDEPVVAVDPCFRRVVALAQRVAKSEATVLVSGESGTGKEVLARYIHRQSPRCEGPFVAINCAAIPENMLEATLFGYEKGAFTGACQARPGKFEQAQGGTLLLDEISEMDLGLQAKLLRVLQEREVERLGGGKMIPLNIRILATTNRDLQEQVASGRFREDLYYRLNVFPLHLPPLRERRKDILPLARRLAATRAAENGRILSRFSLAAKKKLLAHPWPGNIRELDNVIQRAMILADEDELTVQSLAFEVGIPVTPVSDEARALNKNLKNHEKQFILEILGQCNGRRKQAAVRLGISERTLRYKLARLREAGVVIPDFPSSRLAC from the coding sequence ATGACGCACCCCACGGTTCTGGTCGTTGAGCATGAGCCAGCTCTGCGGGAGGCTTTATGTGCTACCTTGTCTGTCGCTGGTTTTCCAGTAAAGAGCGTCCCTGAAGGAAAGGCAGCTCTAGCCCAGTTGGAAAAAAATAAGCATATTGGCCTTTTACTAAGCGATATTCAAACCCAACCTTTGGATAGTTCCACACTATTACGTCGGGCAAGAACTCAGAAGCCAGATTTACCAGTGCTGTTCATTGCTGCTCATAGCACCATCCGTACGGCTATTGATGCTTTGGATGAGGGTGCTGTGGACTACTTGCTTAAACCTTTTGAAACTAACGTTCTGCTTGATCGAGTGCGTCGCTACGTGCGGGTATTGAAAAAAGATGAGCCAGTGGTAGCGGTTGATCCCTGTTTCCGTCGGGTAGTAGCGTTGGCGCAACGGGTAGCCAAGAGTGAGGCTACCGTACTCGTTAGTGGCGAAAGCGGCACCGGCAAGGAAGTATTGGCCCGCTATATCCATCGCCAGTCCCCCCGTTGTGAAGGCCCCTTTGTCGCGATCAATTGTGCCGCCATTCCGGAAAATATGCTTGAGGCCACCTTATTTGGCTATGAAAAGGGCGCTTTTACGGGTGCTTGTCAAGCTCGGCCCGGTAAATTTGAGCAGGCCCAGGGAGGCACTTTATTGCTTGACGAGATCTCGGAAATGGACTTGGGTTTACAAGCAAAGCTACTCCGGGTGTTGCAAGAGCGGGAGGTGGAACGTCTAGGAGGAGGCAAGATGATTCCGCTGAATATACGGATATTAGCCACCACTAATCGTGATTTGCAGGAACAGGTAGCCAGCGGCCGGTTCCGGGAAGATCTTTATTATCGTCTAAATGTTTTCCCCTTGCATTTACCCCCTCTGCGGGAACGCCGCAAAGATATTTTACCCCTTGCCCGGCGCTTGGCTGCCACCCGTGCGGCAGAAAATGGCCGCATTTTATCCCGCTTTTCCTTGGCTGCTAAAAAAAAATTGCTGGCCCATCCATGGCCGGGCAATATTCGTGAGTTGGACAATGTTATCCAGCGGGCCATGATTTTAGCGGATGAGGATGAATTAACGGTCCAGTCGTTGGCTTTTGAGGTAGGAATACCGGTAACCCCCGTTTCGGATGAAGCTAGAGCGCTTAATAAGAATCTCAAAAACCATGAAAAACAGTTTATTTTAGAGATCTTGGGACAATGCAATGGGCGGCGGAAACAAGCGGCTGTTCGGCTAGGAATTAGTGAGCGAACCCTGCGTTATAAGCTAGCTCGGCTACGGGAGGCAGGAGTCGTTATCCCTGATTTTCCTAGTTCAAGGTTGGCGTGTTAA